CGATGATGCGGATGATGTTTTGCAGAATACCTTTATAAAGGTTTACAGAAATATAGATAAATTCAAGGGGGATAGTAAACTATATTCCTGGATGTATCGGATAGGCACAAATGAAGCCCTGACCTTTCTGAAGACTAAATCCAAAAAACTGGGGGTGAGCAGTGACGAATTGATTGAAAGAAAGGCGAACACCCTGGAGGCTGATGTGTATTTTGAAGGAGACGCCATTCAATTGAAATTACAACAGGCCATAGCTAGCCTGCCTGAAAAACAAAAGTTGGTCTTCAATATGAAGTACTACGAGGAACTAAAGTACTCGGAGATCGCAGAAATATTGGAGGTCTCGGTTGGAGGTTTAAAGGCCTCCTACCATCTGGCAGCAAAGAAAATTGAAGCCTTTTTAAAACAGGAGTAAACTGTGGAGAAAGCTATATTATACCTAAACCATGAAAGACATATCAAAAGAAAACAGCTTTAAAACGCCACCCGGCTATTTTGAGGGGCTTTCA
This DNA window, taken from Muriicola soli, encodes the following:
- a CDS encoding RNA polymerase sigma factor gives rise to the protein MIAEETLVKELKQKNTQAKAFEVLINTYKERLYWHIRRIVLDHDDADDVLQNTFIKVYRNIDKFKGDSKLYSWMYRIGTNEALTFLKTKSKKLGVSSDELIERKANTLEADVYFEGDAIQLKLQQAIASLPEKQKLVFNMKYYEELKYSEIAEILEVSVGGLKASYHLAAKKIEAFLKQE